The following are from one region of the Paenibacillus sp. KS-LC4 genome:
- a CDS encoding BTAD domain-containing putative transcriptional regulator, with amino-acid sequence MIVQTKLYIPHVRNPLVLRPRLIRRLNEGLGAKLTLITAPAGYGKTTALSEWARQIGAQVAWVSLDKQDDAWIPFWSCVTASIQKEVPGFAQTIEPLLEKGPLASSMSLEPVISAMLNALDQQSSELVIVLDDYHLIEHPDIQKSLIYMLEHMPSHIHLYIASRTELSIPTARLLAKGEMRRITVKDMRFHLEEGLMFFRETTDLSLSREQVAELFDQTEGWISGLQLAALTLKSSGNIAESIKQFSGHQHYISNYLFEEVFRDLPEDLCTFLLQTSILSRMNDSLCQAVTGHSSCQAYLEKLEQLNLFTIPLDDHSHWYRYHPLLSDFLQRQFTRTSPELWAQAHVHAAKWQESHGFEEEAVEHYLEGRQYDDVVRIIEKNLQDFLHKKAEKVSGWVLQLPESVLSKRPMVEMFYLSFLIGTRQWESAARKIEQAKVRYEAMRGSMDDSEWKQIMGNMYFLCASASYFQKDLDRISQYFELSERVAPEGSLFESMGDNKYYGHDEFDDHMSYINDYHAAAAFMIKWIQHWGQSKIHPSAAIFQASYSAVLYEWNRLEEAEVHIDHLLKPIGKKYNPRSLLQIYISASRIQQALGNQERALELLEELKLRIESPDYGRFLRKIEAEQACLAVRQRSMPYALEWLERCGIAAADELSLNGVAEYMALARVLAACGRTNEALFLSEALQRLFWKEERLRDRIKMVILQSVTLYHAGQTQKALSLLDTALRLAEPEGFIRSFADEGPIMAEMLSAYLGAHQEHRSERGSSILSGYANRLLQTLNKSQEQIKTPMSIKVRCFGRFHVHTGQADKDEIKWRTSKTKELMAYLIHHRGEPIDKYRIIDALWGDFDAKRAVAQLNTTVHYLRKQLENAGLDGSIHYVKGYYKLEMNRLDCDYDAFRRLVSGGIPIATEEVKAYEKELANVYLTGYLEDSAFTWAEQTRSRLESEYVGLLLQIHDHYVQEQEFSAAAAVLKRALACDPFNETLHTKLIRVYVLADDRISAKKQYDWLHHMLQTEFGVEVGKEARQWMDVH; translated from the coding sequence TTGATTGTTCAAACGAAGCTATATATTCCCCATGTACGAAACCCTTTAGTGCTTCGGCCAAGGCTGATACGCAGGCTCAACGAGGGACTGGGAGCCAAGCTGACGCTAATCACCGCTCCGGCTGGTTATGGAAAGACGACAGCGTTAAGCGAATGGGCGAGACAAATAGGTGCACAAGTGGCTTGGGTATCGTTGGATAAGCAGGACGATGCATGGATTCCTTTTTGGAGCTGTGTAACGGCTTCGATTCAGAAGGAGGTTCCGGGTTTTGCCCAAACTATTGAGCCCCTTCTGGAAAAAGGGCCCTTGGCCTCTTCCATGTCCTTGGAGCCTGTAATCTCGGCCATGCTGAACGCGTTGGATCAGCAATCCAGCGAGCTGGTGATTGTTCTGGACGACTACCATCTCATTGAGCATCCCGATATTCAGAAGTCATTAATTTATATGCTGGAACACATGCCTTCTCATATTCATCTCTATATCGCCAGCCGTACCGAGCTCTCCATTCCTACCGCGAGGCTGCTGGCCAAAGGAGAAATGCGACGAATTACAGTGAAGGATATGCGGTTTCATCTGGAGGAAGGGTTAATGTTCTTCAGAGAAACGACGGATTTGTCGCTATCGAGGGAGCAAGTTGCAGAGCTGTTCGATCAGACGGAAGGCTGGATCAGCGGATTGCAGCTTGCGGCGCTCACGCTAAAGAGCAGCGGAAACATCGCGGAATCCATAAAGCAATTCAGCGGTCATCAGCATTACATCTCCAATTACCTGTTTGAGGAAGTATTCCGCGATCTTCCAGAAGACCTGTGCACTTTTTTGCTCCAGACATCTATTTTAAGCCGCATGAATGATTCTCTGTGCCAAGCCGTTACAGGGCATTCGAGCTGTCAGGCGTATTTGGAAAAGCTAGAGCAGTTGAATTTGTTTACGATCCCGCTGGACGATCATAGCCACTGGTATCGGTATCACCCATTGCTGTCCGATTTTTTGCAGAGGCAGTTTACCCGCACGTCTCCCGAGCTATGGGCGCAAGCCCATGTTCATGCGGCGAAGTGGCAGGAGTCTCATGGCTTTGAGGAGGAGGCAGTCGAGCATTACTTGGAGGGGCGTCAGTACGATGACGTTGTTCGGATTATTGAAAAAAATCTTCAGGATTTCCTGCACAAAAAGGCTGAAAAAGTAAGCGGATGGGTTTTGCAGTTGCCAGAAAGCGTCCTTTCAAAGAGGCCCATGGTCGAAATGTTTTATTTATCCTTCTTAATCGGTACTCGGCAGTGGGAATCGGCCGCTCGAAAAATAGAACAGGCGAAAGTCCGCTATGAGGCCATGCGAGGGAGCATGGACGACTCGGAATGGAAGCAAATAATGGGCAACATGTACTTTTTGTGTGCGAGCGCGAGTTATTTTCAGAAGGATTTGGATCGGATATCACAATATTTTGAGCTGTCGGAGCGCGTCGCGCCAGAAGGCAGCCTATTCGAATCCATGGGGGATAACAAATACTACGGTCACGATGAATTTGATGATCATATGTCCTATATTAACGATTATCATGCGGCCGCTGCTTTTATGATCAAGTGGATTCAACATTGGGGGCAAAGTAAAATCCATCCGTCTGCCGCCATATTTCAAGCTTCTTACAGTGCGGTGCTCTATGAATGGAACCGTTTGGAGGAAGCCGAGGTTCATATTGATCATTTGTTGAAGCCGATTGGAAAAAAATATAATCCGCGGAGCCTGTTGCAAATATACATTAGCGCTTCGAGAATTCAGCAAGCATTGGGGAATCAGGAACGTGCTCTAGAGCTGCTGGAGGAGCTGAAATTGCGTATCGAATCACCTGATTATGGGCGGTTTTTGCGAAAAATCGAAGCAGAGCAGGCTTGTTTGGCTGTGCGGCAACGGTCCATGCCCTATGCACTCGAATGGTTGGAACGGTGCGGGATAGCTGCTGCGGATGAATTATCGCTTAATGGTGTAGCTGAGTATATGGCATTGGCGAGAGTGCTTGCTGCATGCGGGCGCACGAACGAAGCCCTATTTTTATCGGAAGCCTTGCAGCGGTTGTTCTGGAAGGAGGAGCGTCTTCGGGATCGCATTAAAATGGTTATCCTGCAAAGCGTGACGCTGTATCACGCCGGCCAAACGCAGAAGGCGCTCAGCCTGCTAGACACCGCTTTACGCTTGGCGGAGCCGGAAGGATTCATTCGCAGCTTCGCGGATGAAGGGCCTATCATGGCGGAGATGCTGTCCGCCTATTTGGGAGCGCATCAGGAGCACCGCTCAGAGCGAGGCTCTTCGATTTTATCGGGTTATGCAAATCGCTTGCTTCAGACTTTGAACAAGTCGCAAGAGCAAATAAAAACACCGATGAGTATCAAGGTACGCTGCTTTGGCCGATTCCATGTGCATACGGGGCAAGCAGATAAAGATGAAATCAAATGGCGCACCTCCAAAACAAAGGAGCTTATGGCTTATTTAATCCACCATCGGGGAGAACCGATAGATAAGTATCGAATTATAGATGCTTTATGGGGCGATTTTGATGCAAAACGGGCAGTCGCTCAGTTAAACACGACGGTACACTATCTTCGAAAGCAGTTGGAGAATGCCGGGTTAGACGGCAGCATCCATTACGTCAAAGGCTATTACAAGCTGGAGATGAACCGTTTGGACTGCGATTACGATGCGTTTCGTCGATTGGTATCAGGCGGTATTCCGATTGCGACCGAGGAGGTCAAAGCCTATGAAAAAGAGCTGGCGAACGTCTATCTTACGGGCTATCTGGAAGACAGCGCCTTTACGTGGGCTGAGCAGACACGGAGCCGCCTGGAAAGCGAATACGTAGGGCTATTGCTGCAAATTCATGACCATTACGTACAGGAGCAGGAATTTTCTGCTGCTGCCGCAGTTTTAAAAAGGGCGCTTGCATGTGATCCGTTTAATGAGACTTTGCATACGAAGCTGATTCGCGTCTATGTGCTTGCCGACGACCGTATCTCGGCGAAGAAGCAATATGATTGGCTGCATCATATGCTTCAAACCGAGTTTGGAGTAGAGGTCGGGAAGGAAGCCAGACAATGGATGGACGTTCATTAG